In Nitrososphaerota archaeon, a single genomic region encodes these proteins:
- a CDS encoding DUF4147 domain-containing protein: MQEPNHSLSDARKIIDAGLDAARNTGYIKKYITQNRLVCSGKLYHTSQYDKIWLVAMGKAADAMAKTAHDILHADGGIIVIPKNTRSVFHNKKFLVIYAGHPTPNQNSTHAAKKIISLLKNAGKEDLVVFLISGGSSSLVCSPAGITLSQKIKATKILLESGASISEINAIRKHLSGVKGGRILENLHCDAISYVMSDVVGNDLSSIASGMTYCDKTTFSDCLDVVSKYNLGKKLPKSVLSRLCRGAQGKIGETPKKPRIPNQIIASNSDCLDIMSKKAKSLGYSAVIYPDVTGDVAQAAQKTLKKFKTSKKSCLIFGGETTVLVRKRGKGGRNQEFVLNIIPKLPANTTIGSIGTDGIDGNTEYAGAIFDHAVDYDIIKPYLQNNDSNSFFKKFGGLIRTGPTHTNLQDIGIILQH; the protein is encoded by the coding sequence ATGCAGGAACCAAATCACTCATTGAGTGATGCGCGCAAAATTATTGATGCCGGCCTAGATGCTGCAAGGAATACGGGGTATATCAAAAAATACATTACACAAAACAGGCTTGTCTGCTCTGGTAAATTATATCACACATCGCAATATGATAAAATCTGGCTTGTTGCAATGGGTAAGGCAGCAGATGCAATGGCCAAAACCGCACACGATATTTTGCATGCAGATGGCGGAATCATTGTAATTCCAAAAAATACGAGGTCTGTATTTCACAACAAAAAATTTCTAGTCATCTATGCAGGGCACCCAACACCAAACCAAAACTCAACCCATGCTGCAAAAAAGATCATATCACTATTGAAAAATGCTGGCAAAGAAGACTTGGTGGTTTTTTTGATATCTGGGGGCTCATCTTCCTTAGTTTGCTCGCCTGCCGGAATTACATTATCACAAAAGATCAAGGCCACAAAAATACTGCTTGAGTCCGGTGCCTCTATATCGGAAATTAACGCAATTCGTAAGCATCTCTCAGGCGTAAAAGGGGGCAGAATACTAGAAAATTTGCATTGTGACGCTATATCCTATGTAATGTCGGATGTTGTGGGAAACGACTTGAGTTCTATTGCATCAGGAATGACATATTGCGACAAGACGACGTTTTCTGACTGTCTGGATGTAGTATCAAAGTACAATCTGGGCAAAAAACTTCCAAAATCCGTTCTATCAAGACTGTGTCGTGGCGCGCAAGGCAAGATAGGCGAGACTCCAAAAAAGCCAAGAATCCCAAACCAGATAATTGCATCAAATTCTGACTGTCTTGACATAATGTCAAAAAAGGCAAAATCACTTGGATATTCTGCAGTCATATATCCTGATGTGACAGGCGATGTTGCACAGGCTGCACAAAAAACTCTCAAAAAATTCAAGACTTCAAAAAAATCATGTCTTATCTTTGGCGGGGAAACAACAGTACTAGTGCGCAAAAGGGGAAAAGGTGGACGTAATCAGGAGTTTGTCCTAAATATAATTCCAAAATTGCCTGCAAATACGACTATTGGATCTATTGGAACTGACGGGATTGATGGTAACACGGAATACGCCGGTGCAATCTTTGATCATGCCGTTGACTATGATATCATAAAACCATACTTACAAAACAATGATTCCAATTCATTTTTTAAAAAATTTGGTGGCCTAATAAGGACAGGACCAACCCACACGAACCTGCAAGACATTGGCATAATTCTACAGCATTGA
- a CDS encoding arginase family protein → MNKKQICWANSSYDDSDIVIVGIPDETGSHAIFTGSSAAPDHIRKISNSNDIYAEKKFPYLAQPTLGIGVARVHDYGNIKKRQIETTMAKILAAKKLPISIGGDHSNTAHIIKAMARKHGKISLVYFDAHPDFVSHTKNYYGSVITDCLDYIDIKSSIQIGIRSPEQDELDNIKKHRLRAITPFDIVESGIKSAANTILDTVKENVYVSFDMDCLDPSCAPGVSVPVPLGIQSTDAMYCVKKLAKRGIIGLDIMEVCPSHDLNDVTSHLASRMIGELISSCKV, encoded by the coding sequence TTGAATAAAAAACAGATCTGCTGGGCAAACTCGTCCTATGATGACTCTGATATCGTTATAGTTGGCATTCCAGATGAAACGGGGTCGCATGCAATATTTACTGGATCATCTGCTGCACCAGATCACATCAGAAAGATTTCAAATTCTAATGACATTTATGCGGAAAAAAAATTTCCATACTTGGCCCAGCCAACACTCGGAATAGGGGTAGCACGCGTTCACGATTACGGAAATATCAAAAAAAGGCAGATTGAAACAACTATGGCAAAAATTCTTGCCGCAAAAAAACTGCCAATATCTATTGGTGGAGACCACTCCAATACCGCACATATTATCAAAGCCATGGCAAGAAAGCATGGCAAGATCTCACTAGTATATTTTGATGCTCATCCTGACTTTGTATCGCATACCAAGAACTATTATGGCTCAGTAATTACGGACTGCCTAGACTATATCGATATCAAGTCCAGCATTCAGATAGGAATCCGCAGTCCCGAGCAAGATGAACTAGACAACATCAAAAAGCACAGACTCCGCGCAATCACCCCGTTTGATATAGTAGAATCAGGCATCAAGTCGGCAGCCAATACCATTTTGGATACAGTAAAAGAAAACGTCTATGTGTCATTTGACATGGATTGTCTAGATCCATCATGTGCACCCGGAGTATCAGTGCCAGTCCCACTTGGAATCCAGTCCACAGACGCTATGTATTGCGTAAAAAAACTGGCCAAGAGAGGAATCATAGGCCTTGATATCATGGAGGTCTGTCCCTCACATGACCTAAACGATGTCACATCGCACTTGGCATCGCGAATGATTGGTGAGTTGATTTCATCCTGTAAGGTATAA
- a CDS encoding iron-containing alcohol dehydrogenase, with protein MNTVKIPKIINFGKDALSQSEYQKNALVITTAPPPISQKWLGRMGIKDYMLFDKVEPEPSIETVQSVITEFKPKNPSCIIGLGGGSSLDVAKYAGAEMKLEKTLIPTTFGTGAEMTTYCVLKFDGKKKLLREDRFLADRAIVDSYFMEGTPEQIVKNSVCDACAQATEGYDSKLGNEFTRTLCKQAFEVLYDAIINNKPENYPYGSMLSGIGFGNCSTTLGHALSYVFSNEGVAHGYSLSSCTTVAHKFNKSIFYDQFKEVIEKLKFDRMTLKAPLDQAADVVMTDKGHLDPNPSPVTKQDVIQCLQDIVDGKL; from the coding sequence ATGAACACAGTAAAAATTCCAAAAATAATCAATTTCGGCAAAGATGCATTATCTCAATCAGAATATCAAAAAAATGCTCTAGTAATCACAACTGCTCCCCCACCGATTTCACAAAAGTGGTTAGGCAGGATGGGCATCAAAGATTACATGCTATTTGACAAAGTAGAGCCAGAGCCATCAATTGAAACTGTACAGAGCGTAATTACAGAATTCAAGCCAAAGAATCCATCTTGTATAATTGGATTGGGTGGCGGAAGTTCACTGGATGTTGCAAAATATGCAGGTGCGGAAATGAAATTGGAAAAAACGCTCATCCCGACAACATTTGGGACGGGAGCGGAGATGACCACATACTGCGTCCTAAAATTTGATGGCAAGAAAAAACTCCTCCGCGAGGACCGATTCCTAGCAGATAGGGCGATTGTAGATTCATATTTTATGGAAGGAACACCGGAACAAATAGTCAAAAACTCTGTTTGTGACGCATGCGCGCAGGCAACTGAGGGATATGATTCCAAGCTAGGTAACGAATTCACAAGAACATTGTGCAAGCAGGCATTTGAGGTATTGTATGACGCAATAATTAACAACAAGCCGGAAAACTATCCATATGGTTCAATGTTATCAGGTATTGGATTTGGCAACTGCTCCACAACACTGGGTCACGCACTATCCTATGTCTTCTCAAATGAGGGTGTGGCACATGGATATTCATTATCATCATGCACAACTGTGGCACACAAGTTCAACAAGTCGATTTTCTATGATCAGTTCAAAGAAGTAATTGAAAAGCTAAAATTCGACAGAATGACGCTCAAGGCGCCATTAGACCAGGCAGCTGATGTAGTCATGACTGACAAAGGTCATCTGGATCCAAATCCAAGTCCTGTGACAAAACAAGATGTCATCCAGTGTTTACAGGATATCGTCGACGGTAAGCTGTAA
- a CDS encoding LLM class flavin-dependent oxidoreductase has translation MLKFGIQNGLNVARAGFSEGQILTACLLADRVGYDSIWYMDHSNVPQWSKATVLDPWVMLSAIAATTQNVELGTCVTDAIRRHPSNIALATITLDRISKGRGTLGIGAGEAQNLKEFNIPFDNPVSKWEEQLQVIKLLYDSSPEHTVNFNGKYYQLTDACLQAKPIRKPHPPTYMAAGGQRTLQMTGKYGDGWLPIGYTPELFEDHAITIRKSMKENDRTEEEQENFQYALDIDVYFSEDAEESWAKMKEAVKVSLFKPEVLRVHNLKAIEGFDFKKYFTEYSMSNQDWIVKMREGATTIPDAIARSSVAVGTPDDVIPVFERFMKAGVNHFVIRFWGSNYFGSIDKFASKVMPHLKGNTR, from the coding sequence ATGCTAAAGTTTGGAATTCAAAACGGGCTAAACGTCGCAAGAGCCGGCTTTTCAGAAGGCCAAATTTTGACTGCCTGTTTGTTGGCAGATAGAGTAGGTTATGATTCCATTTGGTACATGGACCATTCCAATGTCCCGCAGTGGTCAAAGGCAACTGTACTGGATCCATGGGTAATGCTATCTGCAATTGCAGCAACCACACAAAATGTAGAGCTTGGGACATGCGTTACAGACGCGATTCGTCGCCATCCATCAAACATTGCACTTGCGACCATAACACTTGATAGAATCTCAAAGGGACGAGGAACGCTTGGAATCGGTGCAGGGGAAGCACAAAACTTGAAGGAATTCAACATTCCATTTGATAACCCAGTCTCAAAATGGGAAGAGCAGCTTCAGGTAATAAAATTACTATACGATTCATCACCAGAGCACACTGTAAACTTTAATGGAAAATATTATCAGCTAACAGACGCGTGCTTGCAGGCAAAGCCAATTCGTAAACCACACCCACCAACATACATGGCAGCTGGTGGACAGCGAACATTACAGATGACTGGAAAATATGGTGATGGGTGGCTGCCAATCGGATACACGCCAGAATTATTCGAAGACCACGCTATAACAATTAGAAAATCAATGAAGGAAAATGACCGTACCGAAGAAGAGCAGGAAAACTTTCAATATGCTCTAGACATTGACGTATACTTTTCAGAAGATGCAGAAGAATCCTGGGCAAAGATGAAAGAGGCAGTTAAGGTATCATTATTCAAGCCAGAGGTCTTGCGCGTACACAACCTAAAGGCAATTGAAGGATTTGATTTTAAGAAATATTTCACAGAGTATTCTATGTCAAACCAAGACTGGATTGTAAAGATGAGAGAGGGTGCAACCACAATCCCTGACGCAATCGCACGCTCTTCTGTTGCTGTAGGAACACCAGACGACGTAATCCCAGTATTTGAGAGATTCATGAAGGCAGGCGTAAACCACTTTGTCATTAGATTCTGGGGTTCAAACTATTTTGGATCAATTGACAAGTTTGCATCCAAAGTAATGCCACACCTCAAGGGCAACACACGATAA